Part of the Limihaloglobus sulfuriphilus genome is shown below.
GGTAGCCGGGCTGGCCAGGTAAACCTCGCTTTTTGGATGGCCCATCCTGCCGACAAAGTTGCGGTTGGTTGTGCTGATACATTTTTCCTTGTCAGCAAGAATACCCATAAAACCGCCAAGGCACGCACCGCAGGTTGGTGCGGCAACAACACAATCAGCGTCGGCAAATATATCAAGCAGCCCTTCTTTGTTGGCCTGTTTCCAGATACTGGGGGTTGCGGGCACAACAATTGTACGTATTGCTGCCTTGCGGCCTTTGAAAAACTCTGCCGCGATACGCAAATCCTCGATCCTTCCGTTCGTGCAGCTGCCGATATACGCCTGATCCATTTCAGTACCCTCGCACTCGCCTATCGCAACGCCGTTGCTTGGCAGGTTCGGCAGTGCCACCATTGGCTCGAGAGCTGAAACATCAAATTCCTCTATACGGCAATACTGTGCGTCGGGGTCAGACTCAAAAACTGTGTATTCGGTCACGCCGGCGGTGAGATGCTCATCAAGGTATTTTTTTGTCGTTTCATCAAAACCTATTATGCCGCTTTTGCCGCCGGCTTCGATCGCCATATTTGTAATCGTCATACGGGCTTCCATTGACAATTCGGATATAGTCGAGCCGACAAACTCCATCGCACGGTAGCGGGCCCCGTCAGTACCGATTCGGGTAATGATGGCTATTATGATATCCTTGCTGTAAACGCCCTTGCCCAGAGAACCGTTGAGAACGAACTTCATTGATTCAGGCACACGGAACCACAGCTCACCGGTTGCCAGAGCCGCCGCCAGGTCAGTTGAACCGATACCTGCACTGAAAGCCGCCAAAGCTCCGTAAGTACATGTGTGGGAGTCGCCTCCGACGATCACCTCGCCCGGGCGAATATGGCCTTTTTCCGGCAGCAGAGCATGGCAGACACCCGCCTTGCCTATTGGATAATAGTTCTTAATCTTGTTGCGGCGTGCCCACTCATCGAGCCGCTTCAGAAGCTGGGCGCTCTTGATGTCCTTGGCCGGCTGAAAATGATCTGGTGTTACAACGATCCTGTCAGGGTCAAATACGCCGTCAATACCCCTCTCGGCAAGCATACTGATAGCCGGAGGAGTTGTAA
Proteins encoded:
- a CDS encoding 3-isopropylmalate dehydratase large subunit → MGMTITEKILARAAGHKTVAPGDIINANVDVMMCHDVTTPPAISMLAERGIDGVFDPDRIVVTPDHFQPAKDIKSAQLLKRLDEWARRNKIKNYYPIGKAGVCHALLPEKGHIRPGEVIVGGDSHTCTYGALAAFSAGIGSTDLAAALATGELWFRVPESMKFVLNGSLGKGVYSKDIIIAIITRIGTDGARYRAMEFVGSTISELSMEARMTITNMAIEAGGKSGIIGFDETTKKYLDEHLTAGVTEYTVFESDPDAQYCRIEEFDVSALEPMVALPNLPSNGVAIGECEGTEMDQAYIGSCTNGRIEDLRIAAEFFKGRKAAIRTIVVPATPSIWKQANKEGLLDIFADADCVVAAPTCGACLGGFMGILADKEKCISTTNRNFVGRMGHPKSEVYLASPATAAASAVEGKLTDPRKFMS